The window ATATAAAAATTGAATTTCCGGATGAATTTGCTAAATGGGAAAGTTACCTTTTAAAGTTTGAGATAGAAAGAAGTATAAAGCCATTGCCTGAACTTAATTCTGCAAAGGAGAAGTATTTTATTTCCGGAAGACAGGTTTATACTCAATATTATGCAATAAAAAATCTTGAGGCACGATTTGCTAAGTATAATCTAAGAGCACCTTTTAATGGGGTAGTTACTGAAACAAGTGTAAAGCCCGGAGGACTGGTAAGGTCCGGACAAAAGATTGGAGTTTTCAGCAATATGGATGTTTTCGAACTTGAGGTGTCTGTTAAAGCCGGAGAGGCTAATCATGTTAAGATTGGAAATAAGGTTGTTATAAAATCGCATGATGGAATTCAAACCTGGGAAGGTGTTGTAAAGCGAATAAATGAAGCAATAGATTTAAATACCCAAACTGTATCAATTTTTATAGAGTCGAGGGGTAAAGGTTTAAAAGCCGGAATGTATCTGGATGTGGAAATGGAAACAAGTCCTGTAGAAAATGCGAGTTTAATTTCCCGGGATATTCTTCACAATAACACTTTTGTATATATAGTTGAAGATAGTATTCTTGTTGAATTTGAAATTAATCCTGTAAAGTTCAACGAGAAATCTGTTTTGGTAGATAACCTGAAAGATGGAGCTAAACTTGTGCAGCGAAATGTTCTGGGAGCTTATCCCGGAATGAAAGTTATACCTAGTGAGGTAAAATAGTACTTCGACTTTATTTAACAGGCAAAAAAGCGTTGAGTATACTTCCAATTTGCATTAAGCTATAAAGAATGAGAAAAATAATATCACATTTCATAAAATACCCTATATCTACGAATGTCCTTATTTTTGGATTTGTAGTATTTGGGTATTTCAGTATGACCAAGATGGGA is drawn from Bacteroidota bacterium and contains these coding sequences:
- a CDS encoding efflux RND transporter periplasmic adaptor subunit, with product MTVRKSWVIAIIILVGAVIAFSIISKGKKGVSHSGGKVYKAAMYKEVKNQQLPLIVGASGQLKSKNTFDLYSEVTGVLRSGTKEFRTGTKYKKGELMLKMDDREVKANLYSKRSDFQNLITSILPDIKIEFPDEFAKWESYLLKFEIERSIKPLPELNSAKEKYFISGRQVYTQYYAIKNLEARFAKYNLRAPFNGVVTETSVKPGGLVRSGQKIGVFSNMDVFELEVSVKAGEANHVKIGNKVVIKSHDGIQTWEGVVKRINEAIDLNTQTVSIFIESRGKGLKAGMYLDVEMETSPVENASLISRDILHNNTFVYIVEDSILVEFEINPVKFNEKSVLVDNLKDGAKLVQRNVLGAYPGMKVIPSEVK